In Propionicimonas paludicola, a single window of DNA contains:
- the glgB gene encoding 1,4-alpha-glucan branching protein GlgB: MAHDLTGGLTGTDLEGFHTGGDTECWRRLGAHELVLFDDERGEIHGTRFAVWAPNATQVRLNADFNWWTGDDMHLIPGSGVWALFVEGVGTGALYKYNVLGADGVWHEKVDPVGFFAEQAPNNASIVYSSTYQWSDQDWLSRRATAQPHAEAMSIYELHLGSWRKGKSYRELADEIVEYVTWQGFTHVEFMPVTEHPFEPSWGYQVTNYFAPQSRLGHPDEFRHLVDRLHQAGIGVILDWVPGHFPKDDWALGRFDGTALYEHADPRQGEHKDWGTYIFNYGRNEVKSFLVSNALYWVTEYHIDALRVDAVASMLYLDYSRNEGEWVPNIYGGRENLEAIDFLRYVNSHLYERVPGVVMIAEESTSFDGVTKPVHAGGLGFGFKWNMGWMNDSLRYLAEEPIHRQYHHDLMTFAMVYAYSENFILPISHDEVVHGKGSMINKVPQDSWRQFATLRSFYSFMWGFPGKKLIFAGCEFGQRSEFNEAVALEWWVSDLWGHRGLQLLFKDLNRIYRENPALWQLDSEPAGFRWINADDRGANTFSWLRSDEAGNQVAVISNFSSEPWTSYRIGLPAAGAWEEILNSDAELYDGTGTFGNLGQITATAVPWNGQPASATLVVPPLGTVYLRHRG, encoded by the coding sequence ATGGCACACGATCTGACCGGCGGCCTCACCGGAACCGACCTGGAAGGCTTTCACACCGGCGGCGACACCGAGTGTTGGCGCCGGCTGGGAGCTCACGAGCTGGTCCTCTTCGATGACGAGCGCGGCGAGATCCACGGCACCCGATTCGCCGTTTGGGCACCGAACGCCACCCAGGTGCGGCTGAACGCCGACTTCAACTGGTGGACCGGGGACGATATGCACCTGATCCCCGGCTCCGGGGTCTGGGCGCTGTTCGTCGAAGGGGTCGGCACCGGGGCTCTCTACAAGTACAACGTGCTGGGCGCCGACGGCGTGTGGCACGAGAAGGTCGACCCGGTCGGCTTCTTCGCCGAGCAGGCTCCGAACAACGCCTCGATCGTCTACAGCTCGACTTACCAGTGGTCGGATCAGGACTGGCTGTCCCGGCGCGCCACGGCTCAACCGCACGCCGAGGCCATGTCGATCTACGAGCTGCATCTGGGCTCCTGGCGCAAGGGCAAGTCCTACCGGGAGCTGGCCGACGAGATCGTCGAGTACGTCACCTGGCAGGGCTTCACCCACGTGGAGTTCATGCCGGTCACCGAGCACCCCTTCGAGCCGTCCTGGGGCTACCAGGTGACCAACTACTTCGCTCCGCAGTCGCGGCTGGGCCATCCCGACGAGTTCCGGCACCTGGTCGATCGGCTGCATCAAGCCGGCATCGGGGTGATCCTGGACTGGGTGCCCGGCCACTTCCCCAAGGACGATTGGGCGCTGGGCCGCTTCGACGGGACGGCGCTGTACGAGCACGCCGACCCCCGCCAGGGCGAGCACAAGGACTGGGGCACCTACATCTTCAACTACGGCCGCAACGAGGTGAAGTCGTTCCTGGTCTCCAACGCCCTGTACTGGGTGACCGAGTACCACATCGACGCCCTGCGGGTGGATGCGGTGGCGTCCATGCTCTATCTGGACTACTCGCGCAACGAGGGCGAGTGGGTGCCCAACATCTACGGCGGCCGGGAGAACCTCGAAGCCATCGACTTCCTGCGTTATGTGAACTCCCACCTCTACGAGCGGGTCCCCGGCGTCGTGATGATCGCCGAGGAGTCCACCTCATTCGATGGGGTCACCAAGCCCGTCCATGCCGGCGGGCTGGGCTTCGGGTTCAAATGGAACATGGGCTGGATGAACGACTCCTTGCGCTACCTGGCCGAGGAGCCGATCCACCGGCAGTACCACCACGACCTGATGACCTTCGCCATGGTCTACGCCTACTCGGAGAACTTCATCCTGCCGATCTCCCATGACGAAGTGGTCCACGGCAAGGGCTCGATGATCAACAAGGTGCCGCAGGACAGCTGGCGCCAGTTCGCCACCCTGCGCAGCTTCTACTCCTTCATGTGGGGCTTCCCGGGCAAGAAGCTGATCTTCGCCGGCTGCGAGTTCGGCCAGCGCTCGGAGTTCAACGAAGCGGTCGCCCTGGAGTGGTGGGTCAGCGACCTGTGGGGCCACCGCGGCCTGCAGCTGCTGTTCAAGGACCTCAACCGGATCTATCGGGAGAACCCGGCGCTGTGGCAGTTGGACAGTGAGCCGGCCGGCTTCCGCTGGATCAACGCCGACGATCGCGGTGCCAACACCTTCTCCTGGCTGCGCAGCGACGAGGCCGGGAACCAGGTGGCGGTCATCTCCAACTTCTCCTCCGAGCCGTGGACGTCCTACCGGATCGGGCTGCCAGCGGCCGGGGCCTGGGAGGAGATCCTGAACTCCGACGCCGAGCTCTACGACGGCACCGGCACCTTCGGCAACCTCGGCCAGATCACTGCCACGGCCGTCCCCTGGAACGGACAGCCGGCCAGCGCCACGTTGGTGGTACCGCCGCTGGGGACGGTGTACCTGCGACATCGGGGCTAG
- a CDS encoding MFS transporter, producing MTLPGTVPAKTTRLGALLAIYLLGIFMGAIDTGIVTPARTLIQNDLGVDDKTGVWMLTIYTLAYAASIPVMGKLADRYGRKPIYLISITLFGLGSLLCGLSQDVGSFELLIAARAIQALGGGGIVPIATAEFGTSVPAEKRGMALGLVGGVYGVANIFGSSAGSLILDAFGAHNWQYIFYVNVPISVVIIVAGLILLPNHKAESVAKIDLLGITLLVAMILSLLYGLRNIDFFDLSSLSSLDVYPFLLAFVLLAPVFVLAERRAADPVLNLGYFTDFAIGVTLLLALLSGVILMGVIFVPQFAENALRIPTGQGGYFVIILGLFSGIGAPLSGTLTDKFGPKVVLGFGVITSAIAAAVGAWWAIPSPSWWSVCITLALMGLGLGFTIGSPLNYMMLDRTPAAEANSALATLSLVRSIGTTLAPAFLIGFLAHAGTGLQAALTAELPTKLDAPTLPYASELEQRFSQLKKDPNLKDKLAGVNFPDLGGQSVTIDINGGGSLPPDLVELLKTADVTTITERTKTVADRMFAQQTPSVIADITDGVNTGLASLDQAATDLDKAHAKLTKAVNGIQKGIDGMEKARTGMRSGVAGMTKAINGMTKGIDGMSRGLRKLDSDLARLRQARAGVQAAYDQIMDALPPGTPEPPPAQQLHAQLTELDAAIAGAGQGRAALADKQKALKAQRATLVGKRAALRTSLHTLDGKLAKAGKDRTKLINARDELAGAQAELADSRAKLVVLRDAVPGAFETSRTQYLAKIDELGPTLQSTFASTLNEGFRGIYLSTLVAALLAAGLLVLYPRRAKTE from the coding sequence ATGACCCTTCCGGGGACGGTGCCGGCCAAGACCACTCGTCTTGGCGCGCTGTTGGCCATCTATCTGCTGGGCATCTTCATGGGGGCGATCGACACCGGCATCGTCACCCCGGCCCGCACTCTGATCCAGAACGATCTGGGCGTCGACGACAAGACCGGGGTGTGGATGCTGACCATCTACACCCTCGCCTACGCGGCCTCGATCCCGGTGATGGGCAAGTTGGCCGACCGCTACGGACGCAAGCCGATCTACCTGATCTCGATCACCCTGTTCGGACTCGGCTCACTGCTGTGCGGACTCAGCCAGGACGTCGGCAGCTTCGAACTGCTGATCGCGGCCCGGGCCATCCAGGCGCTGGGTGGCGGCGGCATCGTCCCAATCGCCACCGCCGAGTTCGGCACCTCGGTGCCGGCCGAGAAGCGTGGCATGGCGCTGGGCCTGGTCGGTGGCGTCTACGGGGTGGCCAACATCTTCGGCTCCAGCGCCGGCAGCCTGATTCTTGACGCCTTCGGCGCCCACAACTGGCAATACATCTTCTACGTGAACGTCCCGATCAGCGTGGTGATCATCGTCGCCGGGCTGATCCTGCTGCCTAACCACAAGGCCGAAAGCGTCGCCAAGATCGACCTGCTGGGCATCACCCTGCTGGTGGCCATGATCTTGTCGCTGCTCTACGGACTGCGGAACATCGACTTCTTCGACCTGTCCAGCCTGTCCAGCCTGGACGTGTACCCGTTCCTGCTGGCCTTCGTCCTGCTAGCGCCGGTGTTCGTCCTCGCTGAGCGGCGCGCCGCCGACCCGGTGCTGAACCTCGGCTACTTCACCGATTTCGCCATCGGCGTCACCCTGCTGCTCGCGCTGCTGTCCGGGGTGATCCTGATGGGGGTGATCTTCGTTCCGCAGTTCGCCGAAAACGCGCTGCGCATCCCGACCGGCCAGGGCGGCTACTTCGTGATCATCCTGGGGTTGTTCTCCGGGATCGGGGCACCGCTGTCCGGCACCCTCACCGACAAGTTCGGGCCCAAGGTCGTGCTCGGCTTCGGCGTGATCACCTCGGCCATCGCCGCGGCGGTCGGGGCCTGGTGGGCGATCCCCTCTCCGTCCTGGTGGAGCGTCTGCATCACGCTGGCTTTGATGGGCCTGGGGCTGGGCTTCACCATCGGCTCGCCGCTGAACTACATGATGCTGGACCGGACGCCGGCTGCCGAGGCGAACTCGGCGTTGGCCACTTTGTCCCTGGTTCGCTCGATCGGCACCACCCTGGCCCCGGCCTTCCTGATCGGCTTCCTGGCCCATGCCGGCACCGGACTGCAGGCTGCGCTCACCGCCGAGCTGCCGACCAAACTCGACGCGCCGACCCTGCCCTACGCCAGCGAGCTGGAGCAGAGGTTCAGCCAGCTCAAGAAGGACCCGAACCTCAAGGACAAGCTGGCCGGCGTCAACTTCCCTGATCTGGGCGGACAGAGCGTCACCATCGACATCAACGGCGGCGGCTCGCTGCCGCCGGACTTGGTCGAGCTGCTCAAGACCGCCGACGTCACCACCATCACCGAGCGGACCAAGACCGTGGCCGATCGGATGTTCGCTCAGCAGACCCCGTCGGTGATCGCTGACATCACCGACGGAGTGAACACCGGGTTGGCCAGTCTGGATCAGGCAGCCACCGACCTGGACAAGGCTCACGCCAAGCTGACCAAGGCGGTGAACGGGATCCAGAAGGGCATCGACGGGATGGAGAAGGCCCGGACCGGGATGCGTTCGGGCGTGGCCGGAATGACCAAGGCCATCAACGGGATGACCAAGGGCATCGACGGGATGTCCCGGGGGCTGCGCAAGCTGGACTCCGACCTGGCCAGGCTGCGGCAAGCCCGGGCCGGGGTGCAGGCTGCCTACGACCAGATCATGGACGCACTTCCGCCGGGCACACCCGAGCCGCCACCCGCCCAGCAGCTCCACGCCCAGCTCACCGAGCTCGATGCCGCGATCGCCGGCGCCGGGCAGGGCCGAGCCGCCCTGGCCGACAAGCAGAAGGCACTGAAGGCCCAACGGGCCACGCTGGTCGGCAAGCGAGCGGCACTGCGCACGTCGTTGCACACTCTGGACGGCAAGCTCGCCAAGGCCGGGAAGGACCGCACGAAGCTGATCAACGCCCGCGACGAGCTGGCCGGCGCCCAGGCGGAGCTGGCCGACAGCCGGGCCAAGCTGGTGGTGCTCCGCGACGCCGTCCCCGGCGCCTTCGAGACCTCCCGCACCCAGTACCTGGCCAAGATCGACGAACTCGGCCCCACCCTGCAGTCGACCTTCGCCAGCACTCTCAACGAGGGCTTCCGCGGCATCTACCTATCCACCCTGGTTGCCGCCCTGCTGGCCGCCGGGCTGCTGGTCCTCTACCCGAGGCGCGCCAAGACCGAGTGA
- a CDS encoding DJ-1/PfpI family protein has translation MNRAGILLFDGVEELDAIGPWEVLSAWSLQFPEDGWEVALCAAEAGPVTAAKTAVFTPHEVRTDDYQLIVVPGGQGTRRILREPATLEWVRAAHRRGALVTSVCTGALVLAAAGLLAGRPVTTYHSAYDELLELAPDCRPDRDSRWVDSGDVVTSAGVSAGIDMALHLVDRLAGTERARQVRRAIQYDPEPPV, from the coding sequence ATGAACCGAGCGGGAATCTTGTTGTTCGACGGCGTGGAAGAACTCGATGCGATCGGCCCATGGGAGGTGCTCTCCGCCTGGAGCCTGCAGTTCCCCGAGGACGGCTGGGAGGTGGCGCTCTGCGCGGCCGAGGCCGGCCCGGTCACCGCAGCCAAGACCGCAGTGTTCACCCCGCATGAGGTCCGCACCGACGACTACCAACTGATCGTGGTTCCCGGTGGCCAGGGCACCCGACGGATCCTGCGGGAGCCGGCCACCCTGGAGTGGGTACGGGCTGCGCATCGACGCGGTGCGCTGGTGACCAGCGTCTGCACCGGAGCTCTCGTGCTGGCGGCCGCAGGACTGCTCGCCGGCCGACCGGTGACCACGTATCACTCCGCCTACGACGAACTTCTCGAACTCGCTCCGGACTGCCGCCCCGACCGGGATTCTCGGTGGGTGGACTCCGGCGACGTGGTCACCTCGGCAGGAGTCAGCGCAGGGATCGACATGGCCTTGCATCTGGTGGACCGGTTGGCCGGCACCGAACGCGCTCGCCAGGTGCGCCGCGCCATCCAGTACGACCCCGAGCCGCCGGTCTAG
- a CDS encoding tetratricopeptide repeat protein → MTPAGFNPTRAMDLSSIVAAAKAPPPPPGASYVMEVDERNLEQVISLSLRFPVVLELNSPRANADALSQTLTELANAAGGAWLLGRINVDASPQVAAAFGIQAVPAVIGVVGGQLAPMWQGTKDKVEAQAYLDQLLQVAAANGVVGRAEPVSVDSEAGPDPRFAAADAALAEGNFDAAVAEFDKLLAASPNDAEAKAGRAQAALLGRVSTADPAQALQRAAAAPADVELQLAAADAEVFGGAAEQAFARLIEVIRITTGDQREQVRLRLLELFETVGGTDPAVLKARRDLMSALF, encoded by the coding sequence GTGACTCCTGCTGGTTTCAACCCGACTCGGGCAATGGATCTGTCGTCGATCGTCGCTGCGGCCAAGGCGCCGCCGCCTCCGCCGGGGGCGAGCTACGTGATGGAGGTCGACGAGCGGAACCTCGAGCAGGTCATCTCGCTCTCGCTGCGCTTCCCGGTGGTGCTGGAGCTGAACTCGCCGCGGGCCAACGCGGACGCCCTGTCGCAGACGCTCACCGAGCTGGCCAATGCCGCCGGCGGTGCCTGGTTGCTGGGACGGATCAATGTGGACGCATCGCCGCAGGTGGCGGCCGCTTTCGGGATCCAGGCCGTGCCGGCTGTGATCGGCGTGGTGGGTGGTCAGCTGGCACCGATGTGGCAGGGCACCAAGGACAAGGTGGAGGCGCAGGCCTATCTGGACCAGTTGCTCCAGGTGGCCGCCGCCAACGGCGTCGTCGGACGCGCCGAGCCGGTCAGCGTGGACAGTGAGGCCGGCCCGGATCCGCGCTTCGCGGCAGCCGACGCGGCCCTGGCCGAAGGCAACTTCGATGCAGCCGTGGCCGAGTTCGACAAGCTGCTGGCGGCGTCCCCCAATGACGCCGAGGCCAAGGCCGGACGGGCCCAGGCGGCCCTGCTCGGCCGGGTCAGCACGGCCGACCCGGCACAGGCGCTGCAGCGGGCCGCCGCCGCGCCTGCTGATGTCGAGCTGCAGCTGGCCGCTGCTGACGCCGAAGTCTTCGGTGGCGCTGCCGAGCAGGCCTTCGCCCGGTTGATCGAGGTGATCCGGATCACCACGGGGGACCAGCGCGAGCAGGTCCGGCTGCGGTTGCTGGAGCTCTTCGAGACCGTCGGTGGCACCGACCCGGCAGTGCTCAAGGCGCGCCGGGACCTGATGAGCGCTCTGTTCTAG
- the pgm gene encoding phosphoglucomutase (alpha-D-glucose-1,6-bisphosphate-dependent) → MVDSRAGLLAGPQDLIDVDALIGAYYDLVPDPANPDQQVVFGTSGHRGSSLDAAFNDAHIAATTQAIVEYRAAQGITGPLFIGKDTHALSEPAWRTAIEVLHANGVAIRAERDQDYTPTPAVSRAIIVYNKTHEGPRADGIVVTPSHNPPRDGGFKYNPPHGGPADTDATGWIAARANQLLANPSAIARTPYARAAADVVREDYLGAYCEDLRNAIELDAIAAAGVRIGADPLGGASVQYWGYIAERLGIDLTVINPTVDPTWRFMTLDWDAKIRMDCSSPYAMASLIANRDRFDISTGNDADSDRHGIVTPDAGLMNPNAYLAVAIGYLYRNRPHWRADAAIGKTLVSSSLIDKVAADLGRRLVEVPVGFKWFVPGLISGELGFGGEESAGASFLAKDGSTWTTDKDGILLALLASEIIAVTGKTPSQHYAELEARFGASSYARIDAPATREQKAKLAKLNASDVAATTLAGEPITATLTHAPGNGAAIGGLKVTTASAWFAARPSGTENVYKIYAESLLGPAHLAQVQDEAKQVVDAVLV, encoded by the coding sequence ATGGTTGACAGCCGCGCCGGACTCCTTGCCGGACCACAAGATCTGATCGATGTCGATGCTCTGATCGGGGCCTACTACGACCTGGTGCCCGACCCGGCCAATCCCGATCAGCAGGTCGTCTTCGGAACCTCCGGGCACCGCGGCTCCAGCCTGGACGCCGCCTTCAACGACGCTCACATCGCGGCCACCACCCAGGCCATCGTGGAGTACCGGGCCGCCCAGGGCATCACCGGCCCGCTGTTCATCGGCAAGGACACCCACGCCCTGTCCGAGCCGGCCTGGAGGACCGCCATCGAGGTGCTGCACGCCAACGGCGTTGCGATCCGCGCCGAGCGGGACCAGGACTACACCCCGACCCCGGCGGTGTCCCGGGCCATCATCGTCTACAACAAGACCCACGAGGGTCCGCGCGCCGACGGCATCGTGGTGACCCCCTCGCACAACCCGCCCCGCGACGGTGGCTTCAAGTACAACCCGCCGCACGGCGGCCCGGCCGACACCGACGCCACCGGATGGATCGCCGCCCGGGCCAATCAGCTGCTCGCCAACCCGTCCGCCATCGCCCGGACGCCGTATGCCCGCGCCGCCGCTGACGTCGTCCGGGAGGACTATCTGGGTGCCTACTGCGAGGACCTGCGCAATGCCATCGAGCTGGACGCCATCGCCGCGGCCGGCGTCCGGATCGGCGCCGATCCGCTGGGTGGGGCCTCGGTCCAGTACTGGGGCTATATCGCCGAGCGGCTGGGCATCGACCTGACAGTGATCAACCCCACGGTCGATCCGACCTGGCGGTTCATGACCCTGGACTGGGACGCCAAGATCCGGATGGACTGCTCCTCGCCCTATGCCATGGCCAGCCTGATCGCCAACCGGGACCGGTTCGACATCTCCACCGGCAATGATGCCGACTCCGACCGGCACGGCATCGTCACCCCGGACGCCGGCCTGATGAACCCCAACGCCTACCTGGCGGTGGCGATCGGCTACCTGTACCGCAACCGTCCGCACTGGCGCGCGGACGCCGCCATCGGCAAGACCCTGGTCTCCTCGTCCCTGATCGACAAGGTGGCCGCCGACCTGGGCCGCCGGCTGGTGGAGGTGCCGGTCGGCTTCAAGTGGTTCGTCCCCGGGCTGATCAGCGGCGAGCTCGGCTTCGGCGGCGAGGAGTCAGCCGGGGCGTCCTTCCTGGCCAAGGACGGCTCCACCTGGACCACCGACAAGGACGGCATCCTGCTGGCCCTGCTGGCCTCTGAGATCATTGCGGTCACCGGGAAGACCCCCAGCCAGCACTACGCCGAGCTGGAAGCCCGGTTCGGAGCGTCCAGCTACGCCCGGATCGATGCCCCCGCCACCCGCGAGCAGAAGGCCAAGCTGGCCAAGCTGAACGCCTCGGACGTGGCTGCCACCACCCTGGCCGGTGAGCCGATCACCGCCACCTTGACTCATGCCCCCGGTAACGGAGCCGCCATCGGCGGTCTGAAGGTGACCACCGCCTCGGCGTGGTTCGCCGCACGTCCATCGGGGACGGAGAATGTGTACAAGATCTACGCCGAATCGCTGCTCGGCCCCGCCCACCTGGCACAGGTTCAGGACGAGGCCAAACAGGTGGTCGACGCAGTTCTGGTCTGA
- the mce gene encoding methylmalonyl-CoA epimerase, producing the protein MNNDDLFICIDHVGLAVPDLDEAIKFHTEVMGWRVLHRETNEEQGVEEAMIGTGDQLAENAQIQLLAPLNENSTIAKFLAKNGPGMQQLCYRVADIDAVSAKLRERGVRLLYPEPKTGTGGARINFAHPKDTGGVLLEITQPVAGH; encoded by the coding sequence ATGAACAACGACGATCTCTTCATCTGCATCGACCACGTCGGGCTTGCCGTGCCCGACCTGGACGAGGCGATCAAGTTCCACACCGAGGTGATGGGCTGGCGCGTGCTGCACCGCGAGACCAACGAGGAGCAGGGTGTCGAGGAGGCGATGATCGGAACCGGTGATCAGCTGGCCGAGAACGCCCAGATCCAGCTGCTGGCTCCGCTCAACGAGAACTCCACCATCGCCAAGTTCCTGGCCAAGAACGGTCCGGGCATGCAGCAGCTGTGCTACCGCGTGGCCGACATCGACGCGGTCTCGGCGAAGCTGCGCGAGCGTGGCGTCCGGCTGCTCTACCCGGAGCCGAAGACCGGCACCGGCGGCGCCCGGATCAACTTCGCGCACCCGAAGGACACCGGCGGCGTCCTGCTGGAAATCACCCAGCCGGTCGCAGGTCACTAA
- a CDS encoding DivIVA domain-containing protein translates to MSNDETTTGLDLFDETASAVGNFPAALRGYDKGAVDAYVRDVEAQLAKAKAQLRQQHKQITTATANAENTDFSKLGSHARGMLRAAESQAEELIATAQAQANQLLGDAKKQAEKLTSETRLQLDASRDASTEELAALRKRLSEQTATELSEAKDEAGMIRAAAQREAEQIIAEAQSKAALVGEQAAAAAQARQAEVERLAAEQAAKTQAEKEAALAALKQAQDAASAQLDGIVATARAQAEEYQAKITSDSVTWSQRRQAAIDEAANIVAAAKTQADNIVATANNKAKAIHTAAVEAAEAKRNEIEARVQLLKGRQRAILGQLGELSALAGKSMVEYADDEEPQGSASAGTPATPASPAEAQPEPPAVATDAEATPAS, encoded by the coding sequence GTGAGCAATGACGAGACCACCACCGGTCTGGACCTTTTCGACGAGACCGCATCCGCGGTCGGCAACTTCCCTGCAGCACTGCGCGGCTACGACAAGGGCGCCGTTGATGCCTACGTCCGGGATGTTGAGGCCCAGCTGGCCAAGGCGAAGGCGCAACTGCGCCAACAGCACAAGCAAATCACCACGGCGACCGCCAATGCCGAGAACACCGATTTCTCAAAGCTCGGGTCGCACGCCAGGGGGATGCTGCGTGCCGCCGAGTCTCAAGCCGAAGAGCTCATTGCCACTGCCCAGGCACAAGCAAACCAGCTCCTCGGAGATGCCAAGAAGCAGGCCGAAAAGCTGACCAGCGAGACCCGGCTGCAGCTGGACGCCTCGCGGGACGCGTCCACCGAAGAACTGGCCGCACTGCGTAAGCGACTCAGCGAGCAGACGGCCACCGAGCTCAGCGAAGCCAAGGACGAGGCCGGCATGATCCGCGCCGCCGCCCAGCGCGAGGCCGAGCAGATCATCGCCGAAGCGCAGAGCAAGGCCGCCCTGGTGGGCGAGCAGGCCGCAGCCGCCGCACAGGCCCGTCAGGCCGAGGTGGAGCGGCTCGCCGCCGAGCAGGCCGCCAAGACCCAGGCCGAGAAGGAAGCCGCCCTGGCCGCCCTCAAGCAGGCCCAGGACGCCGCCTCGGCGCAACTGGACGGGATCGTGGCCACCGCCCGCGCCCAGGCCGAGGAGTACCAGGCCAAGATCACCTCCGACTCGGTGACCTGGAGCCAGCGGCGCCAGGCGGCGATCGACGAGGCGGCCAATATCGTGGCCGCCGCCAAGACGCAGGCCGACAACATCGTGGCCACCGCGAACAACAAGGCCAAGGCGATTCACACTGCCGCGGTCGAGGCGGCCGAAGCCAAGCGGAACGAGATCGAGGCCCGGGTGCAGCTGCTCAAGGGACGCCAGCGGGCGATCCTCGGCCAGCTGGGCGAGCTCTCCGCGCTGGCTGGCAAGAGCATGGTCGAGTACGCCGATGACGAGGAGCCGCAGGGCTCGGCGTCCGCAGGCACTCCGGCCACCCCGGCCAGCCCGGCCGAGGCGCAGCCGGAGCCGCCGGCCGTCGCCACCGACGCTGAGGCGACCCCCGCGTCATGA
- a CDS encoding AI-2E family transporter encodes MTNAEGQPQAIPPVPPQGPIPASSARTPSAAPGASRSWLRRWRRITQPTPPDFPGAMGGEPEQRISLLNRNPIRLGFEVTIGVLAAIGVVNLVVGVHSVVILICLAFAIALGLNPMVSWLHNHGLRRGLAVLIVALVLLIILALAGWALFPLVSDQVSTLMTQAPSLLQNLRQNPQIAALDAQFGLISKAISFLTSGDLISGLFGGLVGAGQALANTVFSVTITVVLTLYFLTALPSIKDVIYQLAPASRRPRVRYLANEMFKRVGGYVSGLFTVVAIAMAVAFTFLNIIGLSQYALALAVVVGLFAFVPLVGPTISTVIISIVAFASNPTTGLITLIFFLCYQQFDAYFIQPRVFAKSVQIPGILVMLAAISGGLLLGIVGAILAVPTMAALLLLYREVLVPHLDRS; translated from the coding sequence ATGACCAACGCTGAGGGGCAGCCGCAGGCGATTCCTCCCGTCCCCCCGCAGGGTCCGATCCCGGCGAGTTCGGCGAGGACGCCCTCGGCTGCTCCCGGCGCCAGTCGGAGTTGGCTGCGGCGCTGGCGGCGAATCACCCAGCCGACGCCGCCGGACTTCCCCGGCGCCATGGGTGGGGAACCGGAGCAGCGGATCTCGCTGCTCAACCGGAACCCCATTCGGCTCGGTTTCGAGGTCACCATCGGCGTCCTGGCTGCGATCGGCGTGGTCAACCTGGTCGTCGGGGTCCATTCGGTGGTGATCCTGATCTGTCTGGCCTTCGCCATCGCGCTCGGGCTGAACCCGATGGTCAGCTGGTTGCACAACCACGGCTTGCGCCGCGGCTTGGCGGTGCTGATCGTCGCGCTCGTGCTGCTGATCATCCTCGCTCTGGCCGGGTGGGCGCTCTTCCCGCTGGTCAGCGATCAGGTGTCCACCCTGATGACCCAGGCACCGTCATTGCTGCAGAACCTGCGACAGAACCCGCAGATCGCCGCCCTGGACGCCCAGTTCGGGCTGATTTCGAAGGCGATCAGCTTCCTGACCTCCGGCGACCTGATCAGCGGGCTGTTCGGCGGCCTGGTCGGCGCCGGGCAAGCCCTGGCGAACACCGTGTTCTCGGTGACGATCACCGTCGTGCTCACCTTGTACTTCCTGACCGCGCTGCCGTCGATCAAGGACGTCATCTACCAGTTGGCGCCCGCATCGCGGCGTCCGCGAGTGCGCTACCTGGCCAACGAGATGTTCAAGCGGGTTGGTGGGTATGTCTCCGGGCTGTTCACGGTGGTCGCGATCGCCATGGCCGTCGCCTTCACCTTCTTGAACATCATCGGGCTCTCCCAGTACGCGCTGGCACTCGCCGTTGTGGTCGGCCTGTTCGCCTTCGTTCCGCTGGTGGGTCCCACGATTTCGACGGTGATCATCTCGATCGTGGCCTTTGCGTCGAACCCCACGACCGGCCTGATCACGTTGATCTTCTTCCTCTGCTACCAGCAGTTCGACGCGTACTTCATCCAGCCCCGGGTCTTCGCCAAGTCGGTACAGATCCCCGGCATCCTGGTGATGCTGGCTGCCATCTCCGGCGGCTTGTTGCTGGGCATCGTAGGCGCGATCCTCGCGGTGCCGACCATGGCCGCACTGCTCCTGCTCTACCGAGAGGTGCTGGTCCCCCACCTGGACCGCAGCTGA